The following are encoded together in the Patescibacteria group bacterium genome:
- a CDS encoding GNAT family N-acetyltransferase, producing AFKIQENWSCFISAEELFNNLPELRAIVYEIENFCPGFASQIKNSIESAISLCVFIRNSEKFISLVKENDFFKDAILNNPRFATKLIIKYPEFDEIAKEKIRFLFESKKEILTRSPDLDPQSLTFRQRMQEKLLTFSRNREIIRALERGGINTERWLNYEETHYFILRTGKELVPLSERISFPINRLGQTIEIYTYQIKGVLKNYQKELVQTEVLPREAEEIEINIKEMEKILTQTTSEKKREGIKKGIENLKNKLLKIKKISLWDKILGEINSFTVLKKDLIETQESLTNKEKKYQELLSTKIYQSAELLKIKSELAQIKEDLIKRLSQLERRLAFFRNNFVSLLSPLGQERAESLKQEIEERVSEQFTHFESDTQTLVNLFSEKGEKEKEKLENRPMSIFVWPRNPDIDLYQGNYSPCCIRIESSHMGEESPIADYLTDLGIQIVNIYDETKGEPILAAWCWLGADENGETSLVVDNIEANTLYSSNYPTELWHQLRTYLTRYAQAIGVKKLVLGKANNDLPTPSELAKLPEAGTKYSKIGGYNGRDDYFLEAEGRSVKLIKEKRKRRERAVSKKIELRNLLQRNLNENDFKLIVELERQVYQEIGLVRGQEMINDLKEKNGLKYSVVIYGQRLDEQESKLLGYAIAYEDETDEGEFCVYLDDIAVRPDSRGQGLGWSLVKEVIKRIKEEAKIRNQSIFFDMHLREDSQDLFERHEEDLKNLGVLLKESVLVPDYYDEGEDALYQKYEVMVD from the coding sequence CGCCTTCAAAATCCAAGAGAACTGGTCCTGTTTTATTTCTGCAGAAGAATTATTTAATAATCTTCCAGAGCTTCGAGCAATAGTCTATGAAATTGAAAATTTTTGTCCCGGCTTTGCCTCTCAAATTAAAAACTCAATTGAATCTGCTATAAGCCTATGTGTGTTTATTAGAAATTCGGAAAAGTTTATTTCTCTTGTTAAGGAAAATGACTTTTTTAAAGATGCTATTTTAAACAACCCTCGTTTTGCCACAAAACTTATTATTAAATACCCCGAATTTGACGAAATTGCTAAAGAAAAAATTCGATTTCTTTTTGAAAGCAAAAAAGAAATTCTTACACGATCTCCTGATCTGGACCCACAAAGCTTGACATTTCGTCAGAGGATGCAGGAAAAACTTTTGACCTTTTCGCGCAATAGAGAAATTATTAGAGCGTTAGAAAGAGGCGGAATTAACACTGAAAGATGGCTTAATTATGAAGAAACTCACTATTTTATTCTTCGGACAGGCAAAGAATTAGTCCCATTGTCTGAAAGAATATCTTTTCCAATTAATCGTCTAGGCCAAACAATTGAAATTTATACCTATCAAATCAAAGGTGTTTTAAAGAATTACCAAAAAGAACTCGTTCAAACAGAAGTTTTACCAAGAGAAGCTGAAGAAATAGAGATAAACATTAAAGAAATGGAAAAGATATTGACTCAAACCACTAGCGAGAAGAAAAGGGAAGGCATTAAAAAAGGAATTGAAAACTTGAAGAACAAACTTTTAAAAATTAAAAAAATCTCTCTTTGGGATAAAATTTTGGGCGAAATTAATAGCTTCACGGTTTTAAAGAAAGACTTAATCGAAACACAAGAAAGTCTGACTAATAAAGAGAAGAAATATCAAGAACTTCTGTCAACCAAGATCTATCAAAGCGCCGAACTGTTAAAAATTAAGTCAGAATTAGCTCAAATTAAAGAAGATTTGATAAAACGATTGTCTCAACTGGAAAGACGCTTGGCATTTTTTCGCAACAATTTCGTGTCTTTACTTTCTCCTCTTGGTCAAGAAAGAGCAGAATCTTTAAAGCAGGAAATAGAGGAAAGGGTGAGTGAACAATTTACTCATTTTGAATCTGATACCCAAACCCTGGTTAATCTTTTTTCTGAAAAAGGAGAAAAAGAAAAAGAAAAGTTAGAAAATAGACCAATGAGCATTTTTGTCTGGCCCAGAAACCCAGATATTGATCTTTACCAAGGAAATTATTCACCTTGTTGTATTCGTATTGAATCAAGCCATATGGGCGAGGAATCTCCAATCGCTGATTATTTAACTGATTTAGGTATTCAGATTGTTAATATTTATGACGAAACAAAAGGGGAACCAATTTTAGCGGCTTGGTGTTGGCTTGGTGCGGACGAGAATGGTGAAACATCTTTAGTTGTTGATAATATTGAAGCCAACACACTTTATTCCTCAAATTATCCAACTGAGCTTTGGCATCAATTGCGGACTTATTTGACAAGATACGCTCAGGCAATTGGTGTAAAAAAACTTGTTTTAGGTAAAGCAAATAATGATTTACCCACTCCTTCTGAGTTGGCTAAATTGCCCGAAGCTGGGACAAAATATTCTAAAATTGGAGGGTATAATGGTCGAGATGATTATTTTCTTGAGGCTGAAGGAAGGTCGGTTAAATTGATCAAAGAAAAAAGAAAAAGAAGAGAGAGGGCGGTATCTAAAAAAATTGAGTTGAGAAACCTTCTACAGAGAAATTTAAATGAAAATGATTTTAAATTGATTGTAGAGTTAGAGCGCCAGGTTTATCAAGAAATTGGTTTAGTACGCGGACAAGAGATGATTAATGATTTAAAAGAGAAAAATGGCTTGAAATACTCTGTCGTCATTTATGGACAAAGATTAGATGAGCAAGAGTCAAAATTACTTGGCTATGCTATTGCTTATGAAGATGAAACTGATGAAGGCGAGTTTTGTGTTTATCTTGACGATATTGCAGTCAGACCTGATTCACGAGGACAAGGCTTGGGTTGGTCTCTTGTTAAGGAAGTAATTAAACGAATTAAAGAAGAAGCTAAAATTAGGAATCAATCAATTTTCTTTGATATGCATCTTCGCGAAGATTCTCAAGATCTTTTTGAAAGACATGAGGAAGATTTAAAGAATTTAGGTGTTTTATTAAAAGAGTCTGTGCTTGTTCCTGACTACTATGATGAAGGTGAAGATGCGTTGTATCAAAAATATGAAGTAATGGTTGATTAA